In one window of Henckelia pumila isolate YLH828 chromosome 1, ASM3356847v2, whole genome shotgun sequence DNA:
- the LOC140889875 gene encoding MLO-like protein 1: MAGGSGEGASLEYTPTWVVALVCTLIVAISLGAERLLHYAGKYLMKKNQVALFQALQKIKEELMLLGFISLMLIVVQDRISKICIPKHLMNHWLPCNKVETDAKTTAHLEFDQLQVFGSRHLLAAASDAGGYCDAKGKAPLLSLTALHDLHIFIFVLAVSHIIFSAATIVLGGLKIRQWRHWEDLIQKKEYDPEEVMKTKITNVKDDAFIMGRISGIARIAVFSWLKSFFKQFYGSVKQSEYTSLRHGFIVAHCKGNPKFNFYKYMVRAFEKDFKKVVGISWYLWIIVVVFLLVNVSGWHAYFWISFIPLVLLLAVGTKLEHIITELAVEVANKHIAVEGDVAVRPSDDYFWFHRPRLVLLLIHVLLFQNAFEIAVFFWMLVTYGFDSCIMGEARYIIPRLVIGVFVQFLCSYSTLPLYAIVAQMGSSFNKAIFDDNIQVGLVGWAQKAKLKNKGQKISGDSNQRQVSSQESPLIHQSERGKAPEIELN, encoded by the exons ATGGCTGGTGGCAGCGGAGAGGGTGCCTCCCTAGAGTACACGCCGACGTGGGTGGTGGCCTTGGTCTGCACCCTAATAGTTGCCATCTCTTTAGGTGCTGAAAGACTCCTTCACTATGCTGGAAAG TATTTGATGAAGAAAAACCAGGTAGCTCTCTTCCAGGCCTTGCAGAAAATTAAAGAGG AGTTGATGTTGCTTGGGTTTATATCTCTGATGTTGATCGTGGTTCAAGATCGAATCAGTAAAATATGCATCCCCAAGCACTTGATGAATCACTGGTTGCCTTGCAACAAAGTAGAAACCGATGCAAAAACCACAGCCCACTTGGAGTTTGATCAGCTTCAAGTTTTCGGAAGCCGACACCTTTTGGCAGCTGCATCTGATGCCGGGGGCTACTGCGATGCTAAG GGAAAAGCACCATTGTTATCCCTTACAGCTTTGCACGATCTCCATATCTTTATCTTCGTGTTAGCCGTTTCACATATCATTTTCTCTGCTGCAACAATTGTCTTGGGGGGATTAAAG ATACGCCAGTGGAGACATTGGGAAGATTTGATTCAGAAAAAGGAATATGATCCCGAAGAAGtcatgaaaacaaagatcactAATGTGAAAGACGATGCCTTCATCATGGGCCGGATTTCCGGCATTGCAAGAATAGCTGTGTTCAGTTGGTTG AAATCATTCTTCAAGCAATTTTATGGATCAGTCAAGCAGTCAGAGTACACCAGTCTGCGCCATGGTTTCATTGTG GCTCATTGTAAAGGAAATCCAAAGTTCAACTTTTACAAGTACATGGTTCGTGCTTTTGAGAAAGATTTCAAAAAAGTTGTTGGAATAAG CTGGTATCTTTGGATTATCGTGGTTGTCTTCTTGCTGGTGAATGTTTCCG GTTGGCATGCCTATTTTTGGATCTCATTCATTCCCTTAGTC CTTCTGCTTGCTGTTGGGACTAAGCTTGAGCACATCATCACCGAATTGGCAGTCGAGGTCGCGAATAAACATATAGCTGTGGAAGGTGATGTGGCTGTGAGACCTTCAGATGACTATTTCTGGTTCCACCGGCCTCGTCTCGTGCTTCTACTGATTCATGTGCTTCTGTTCCAGAATGCCTTTGAGATTgctgttttcttttggatgttg GTTACATATGGTTTTGACTCATGCATAATGGGAGAAGCTCGTTATATCATTCCCAGACTTGTTATCGG AGTGTTTGTGCAATTCCTTTGCAGTTACAGCACTCTTCCACTCTATGCCATTGTCGCACAG ATGGGAAGTTCATTCAACAAGGCAATATTTGATGATAATATACAAGTCGGTCTAGTTGGTTGGGCTCAAAAGGCAAAGTTGAAGAACAAGGGTCAGAAGATCAGTGGCGACTCGAACCAACGACAAGTATCCAGTCAGGAGTCTCCTCTCATACACCAATCCGAACGAGGCAAAGCACCAGAAATCGAGCTTAATTGA